A window of uncultured Draconibacterium sp. contains these coding sequences:
- a CDS encoding thioredoxin domain-containing protein, which translates to MKFLLAELVLIILLLSCKQNMYQHEIASLNGSMILYSDVDSIASSKIYNTRKEVLKTIIRTKILEQESLKRNLTQEQLVQLEIRNKAQKVSLSDYDNYLLSHNLHKDSVNKTNVMSYLGAQKIKERQNVYADSLIDQSDLKIFLKSQYPNHVKIDEIKYINMSPPNANIVYLISDYDCPNCRILEPKVEELIKAYSNDVNFRFVFFSDYISNKALAVNALSKQMNINEFHSFLFQVSPNVPDETLFEFIENIDADLFQFKEDMKSSITLKELLKTKQYLLRNKIFSTPTFVINDLILDDEFAIYQLEDILRNEMY; encoded by the coding sequence ATGAAGTTTTTATTGGCAGAATTGGTATTGATCATTTTGCTTCTTAGCTGTAAGCAAAATATGTATCAACATGAGATTGCAAGTTTAAATGGAAGTATGATTTTGTACAGTGATGTAGATTCTATTGCATCTTCCAAGATATATAATACTAGGAAAGAAGTACTAAAAACAATTATTCGTACAAAAATACTGGAACAGGAGTCTTTGAAACGTAATTTGACTCAAGAACAGCTAGTTCAATTGGAAATTAGAAATAAAGCACAAAAAGTTTCGTTATCAGATTATGATAACTACCTTCTTTCACATAATCTGCACAAAGATAGTGTCAACAAAACAAATGTTATGAGCTATCTAGGGGCACAAAAGATAAAAGAAAGGCAAAACGTATATGCTGATTCATTAATTGATCAAAGTGATTTAAAAATATTTTTAAAATCACAATACCCTAATCATGTAAAAATCGATGAAATAAAGTATATTAATATGTCTCCTCCCAATGCCAATATTGTATACCTAATATCCGATTATGATTGCCCAAATTGCAGAATACTCGAACCGAAAGTAGAAGAACTTATAAAAGCATATTCAAATGATGTTAATTTTCGTTTTGTTTTTTTCAGTGACTATATTTCAAACAAAGCACTCGCAGTAAATGCACTATCAAAACAGATGAACATAAACGAATTTCATTCTTTCTTATTTCAAGTCAGTCCTAACGTTCCAGATGAAACTCTATTCGAATTTATAGAGAATATAGATGCAGATTTATTCCAATTTAAAGAAGATATGAAATCCAGTATTACCCTAAAGGAATTATTGAAAACAAAACAATACCTTTTAAGGAATAAGATATTTTCTACTCCAACCTTTGTAATAAACGATTTGATTTTAGATGATGAATTTGCCATTTACCAATTAGAAGATATTTTAAGAAATGAAATGTATTAA